Proteins found in one Luteitalea sp. genomic segment:
- a CDS encoding redoxin domain-containing protein: protein MERGAKGNRVGQLAAPFELPDAIGQVHRLADYQGAWLLLVFHRHLG, encoded by the coding sequence GTGGAAAGAGGAGCCAAAGGAAATCGTGTTGGTCAGCTAGCGGCGCCGTTCGAGCTTCCGGATGCCATCGGCCAGGTGCATCGGCTCGCGGACTATCAGGGGGCGTGGCTACTGCTCGTCTTTCATCGACACCTCGGTTGA
- a CDS encoding redoxin domain-containing protein, whose protein sequence is MPCRRHLLQLQQHEQTFNDLATRIAVVTFETTPFVRAYAEDMRIAWPILIDRERTLYQAYGMHHARLWDLWGPSTWWAYAKELARGKLPGRPHADTAQLGGDVLIDPSGLVRFHYVGVGPADRPSITTILTARRGR, encoded by the coding sequence CTGCCCTGCCGCAGGCACTTGCTGCAGTTGCAGCAACACGAACAGACCTTCAACGACCTGGCGACGCGCATCGCCGTGGTGACGTTCGAGACCACACCGTTCGTCCGCGCGTATGCGGAGGATATGAGGATCGCGTGGCCAATCCTCATCGACAGAGAGCGGACGCTGTACCAGGCTTACGGCATGCATCACGCACGCCTGTGGGACCTATGGGGGCCAAGCACGTGGTGGGCCTACGCGAAGGAGCTGGCCCGCGGCAAGCTGCCCGGACGCCCGCATGCCGATACGGCTCAGCTCGGTGGTGACGTGCTCATCGACCCATCCGGCCTCGTCCGATTCCACTACGTCGGCGTCGGTCCCGCAGACCGTCCATCGATCACGACTATCCTCACTGCGCGTCGTGGAAGATGA
- a CDS encoding PadR family transcriptional regulator — protein MSPSKADLPQGTLDLLILKVVALGPLHGYAIAQRLQQISRDVVQVQQGSLYPALHRLENRGYLAADWKLSDTGREAKFYRLTRKGRAHLESETASWHRLTEAVGLILRAAHGDAS, from the coding sequence ATGAGCCCATCGAAAGCAGACCTTCCTCAGGGCACGCTTGACCTGTTGATCCTCAAGGTCGTCGCCCTCGGGCCGCTTCACGGCTATGCCATCGCGCAGCGGCTCCAGCAGATCTCCCGTGACGTGGTCCAGGTGCAGCAAGGCTCACTCTACCCTGCCCTGCATCGTCTCGAAAACCGCGGATACCTGGCTGCGGATTGGAAGCTCTCCGATACGGGGCGCGAGGCGAAGTTCTACCGGCTCACGCGCAAGGGTCGCGCTCACCTGGAGAGCGAGACGGCGAGCTGGCACCGCTTGACCGAGGCCGTTGGCTTGATTCTGCGGGCCGCCCACGGAGACGCCTCGTGA
- a CDS encoding argininosuccinate lyase produces the protein MMGGLRSPMAHLFLDESLTRRSRRRAGIGVVRESLAERGPHRQTAAKSGANVHGAGDLVGTHTTEPCRRTIVNTSRVIAVTGALVLMASQLFAQSDEPRDAFHFMTLANKAQIVMLAEQQLIPRAEAQRIAMGIGEIARAEARPGAARPSDYLRFEKQLIEKAGPEASKLHMGRSRNDLGAAMNRLLMRDKALEVLDSLFDARQALLSLAGKHENTIIAAYTHAVQAQPISLAHYLLALSSALERDSQRAREVYHRLNHSPLGAGALGTSGFALDRERLMELVGFEAMLENSYDAISISPADSKAELAAVYAISSLALGRFAQDLVVAYADPTPGLYLSDEMTGRSSIMPQKRNPGPIESLRRTASSVLARSQKIFLMAHNTTMGEVSDVRYYLKDEILEASDEATEMYRILQRILDGLVVNPERTLETVNADYSTMTELADALLRGAGVPFRIGYNFASAITTYGRSNGKTPSQISYAEYSQVYQELNQGARFPLSEAQLREAIDPRTMVANRRGRGGPQSAEVQRMLSEHQSRLASDRGWVAGERQKMARHEANLDAVFLRLVGP, from the coding sequence ATGATGGGCGGACTTCGAAGTCCAATGGCACACTTATTCCTAGACGAGTCCTTAACTCGCCGATCGCGCCGTCGAGCGGGCATTGGTGTCGTGCGCGAGAGTCTTGCCGAGCGAGGACCCCACCGGCAGACAGCAGCGAAAAGCGGAGCCAATGTGCACGGGGCCGGCGATCTCGTCGGCACGCACACGACAGAACCTTGCAGGAGAACCATCGTGAACACCTCGAGAGTGATAGCCGTTACCGGGGCGCTGGTGTTGATGGCATCCCAACTGTTCGCTCAATCTGACGAGCCTCGGGACGCCTTCCATTTCATGACGCTCGCCAACAAGGCGCAGATCGTCATGCTGGCCGAACAGCAATTGATTCCGCGAGCCGAGGCGCAGCGCATTGCGATGGGCATCGGCGAGATTGCCCGAGCGGAGGCTCGCCCGGGAGCCGCTCGGCCATCGGACTACCTCAGGTTCGAGAAGCAGCTGATCGAGAAGGCCGGCCCGGAGGCGTCGAAGCTTCATATGGGCCGAAGCCGGAACGACCTCGGCGCGGCCATGAATCGCTTGTTGATGCGGGACAAGGCGCTCGAGGTTCTGGACTCGCTCTTCGATGCACGACAGGCGCTGCTGAGTCTGGCGGGCAAGCACGAGAACACGATCATTGCCGCCTACACTCACGCGGTCCAGGCCCAACCCATCTCACTCGCTCACTATCTGCTGGCCCTGTCGTCCGCGCTCGAGCGCGACTCGCAGCGTGCCCGAGAGGTCTACCACCGTCTCAACCACAGCCCGCTGGGGGCCGGTGCACTCGGCACCTCCGGATTTGCTCTCGATCGCGAGCGCCTGATGGAGCTCGTGGGGTTCGAAGCGATGCTCGAGAACTCGTACGACGCGATCAGCATTTCGCCCGCGGATAGCAAGGCCGAACTGGCTGCGGTGTACGCCATCTCCTCCCTCGCGCTGGGCAGATTCGCTCAGGACCTGGTCGTCGCCTACGCGGATCCCACGCCCGGCCTCTACCTCTCTGACGAGATGACGGGAAGAAGCAGCATCATGCCGCAGAAGCGGAATCCCGGGCCAATCGAATCGCTGCGGCGCACGGCCAGCAGCGTGCTGGCCCGGTCCCAGAAGATCTTCCTGATGGCCCACAACACCACCATGGGCGAGGTCAGCGATGTCCGTTATTACCTCAAGGACGAGATTCTGGAAGCCAGCGACGAGGCTACGGAGATGTATCGCATTCTCCAGCGCATTCTCGACGGTCTGGTCGTCAATCCGGAACGGACGCTCGAAACGGTGAATGCGGACTATTCCACGATGACCGAGCTAGCCGACGCGCTGCTCAGAGGCGCCGGCGTGCCTTTCCGGATTGGATACAACTTTGCGTCGGCGATCACGACCTACGGACGCTCGAATGGGAAGACGCCCAGTCAGATCTCGTATGCCGAGTACAGCCAGGTCTATCAGGAGCTGAACCAGGGAGCCCGCTTCCCCCTGAGCGAAGCACAGCTTCGAGAGGCCATCGATCCCAGGACGATGGTCGCCAACCGTCGGGGCCGCGGGGGGCCACAGTCTGCCGAGGTGCAGAGGATGCTCTCCGAGCACCAAAGCCGTCTGGCTTCTGACCGAGGCTGGGTAGCTGGCGAGCGGCAGAAGATGGCCCGTCACGAAGCGAACCTAGACGCCGTGTTCCTTCGACTGGTAGGGCCGTAG